A stretch of the Capsicum annuum cultivar UCD-10X-F1 chromosome 10, UCD10Xv1.1, whole genome shotgun sequence genome encodes the following:
- the LOC107844563 gene encoding peroxidase 21-like codes for MNHKYDCDNPSLAGGCLTLRCSCPRAEEIIKEQVIKLYNKHGNTPSWIRNIFHDCICHTCDASILLDTTKEQKSEKTSQRNFGMRNFKYIETIKQALENECPNTVSCADIVLSARDGVVMLGGPHIEMKTGRRGESKESYLAEVDNFIPNHNDSMSLVLSRFKTIGVDAQGTVALLGAHSVGRVHCVNIIHRLYPTVDPTLDPDYATYLKTRCPSPQPSPNVTEFARNDRETPMVWDNLYYKKGLLSVDQQLVSDPITYPFVEKFAASNSYFHAQFGKALIILSENNPLIGDEGEIRKVCHKVNK; via the exons AGTTGTCCAAGAGCTGAAGAAATCATCAAAGAACAAGTCATCAAGTTGTATAATAAACATGGTAATACACCTTCTTGGATCAGAAATATCTTCCATGATTGCATAT GCCACACATGTGATG CATCAATACTGTTGGACACAACAAAGGAACAGAAGTCAGAGAAGACATCTCAGAGGAACTTTGGGATGAGAAATTTCAAGTATATAGAGACTATCAAACAGGCCCTTGAGAATGAATGTCCCAACACTGTTTCTTGTGCTGATATTGTTCTTTCTGCTAGAGATGGTGTTGTCATG TTAGGAGGGCCACATATTGAAATGAAAACAGGGAGGAGGGGGGAGAGCAAGGAAAGCTACTTGGCAGAAGTTGATAATTTTATTCCAAATCACAACGATTCCATGTCATTAGTTCTTTCTCGTTTTAAAACTATTGGTGTTGATGCTCAAGGAACTGTTGCTCTACTAG GGGCACATTCGGTTGGACGAGTTCATTGTGTAAACATAATACACAGGCTCTATCCAACGGTCGACCCGACCCTGGACCCGGACTATGCAACGTACCTCAAAACCCGATGCCCGTCTCCACAACCCAGCCCGAATGTAACGGAGTTTGCCAGAAATGACCGTGAAACTCCAATGGTGTGGGACAATTTGTACTACAAGAAAGGGCTATTAAGTGTGGACCAACAATTAGTTTCTGATCCAATAACTTATCCATTTGTGGAGAAATTTGCTGCAAGTAATTCATATTTCCATGCTCAATTTGGTAAAGCTTTGATTATTTTGTCAGAAAATAATCCACTTATTGGTGATGAAGGGGAGATTAGAAAGGTATGTCACAAGGTGAACAAGTGA